A single genomic interval of Helicoverpa armigera isolate CAAS_96S chromosome 13, ASM3070526v1, whole genome shotgun sequence harbors:
- the LOC110370760 gene encoding phosphoinositide 3-kinase adapter protein 1 isoform X5, producing the protein MEDKKSETMADTKMEDIAILWSSGSPESALWSDYLVASFDKIMSQRARHHYRVTPITAEELLAPDSQDKVEKLTKAQLQIVILCPILATKLADLKREVNGDNLFKVDKVLVMLLGVEKNQVISGNCEDYPTIDQWQMMCVREKDTSFVDTFLTAAVGILRTKDCKDTATDRTSFSIVPKKVKIGQSRVIALLNDPIRDEDSIKIMVDKKGEVINIPSFKKRNPYTLQFDIPESCLEVSMLVWVRVSKNGQSLGRRQIKCESRLRELDQLLRASDHPLEFMCQTLGFKTTSKEQLDSWMLNAFQKNIPPHFNLLASTEQFNPKADMSSGEEYPTLLHWAARFGLERLCWQLLECPGGGAAVALRNVRQRTPADLARDHKHYALADMLADHLKINEFSNMYYYLKNMSDNDKEESQDEAKQDELRIVETCDTVDSPVRNDHRNITESTDPFSEACTQNLEKNIDKADDIDKKRPNLRLPKIKEQFYQNEFPLHDNQVDRIQQALEHDYLVQPSNIKVESPKFRPNNLYANSSRLMPQQSDIFLYSPTEESKTFTIDTPTSDISQINLNTKDARSSGSVKSGKESFPLTGQEELAEIINDFKNNVFTISEVEKLVMEWKNRNETQQSLKEKQEQLNKMREEYDRIQLKIKDNMKRPTPFERVKKMFSKSKNKHHHHENNNGTIEKRNGNTRPNSSLSESSSSSGRLSTVSGGSVAETNSVQSEIDDKARSIISSSTLTMHSACDGENRMDDYLIPPPPRPLNGCPQFTTFGHPKHDNRNQHMATIVERETSASRETLDCDADTRNGTHLRLNFGSRDRSHPTSRCDDRDGAHMYMNISATHT; encoded by the exons ATGGAGGATAAAAAGAGCGAAACAATGGCCGACACAA aAATGGAAGATATTGCAATACTGTGGAGCTCCGGCTCTCCTGAAAGTGCGTTATGGTCGGACTACTTGGTAGCAAGTTTCGATAAAATTATGTCGCAGCGAGCTAGACATCATTACAG AGTAACTCCGATAACCGCAGAAGAACTCTTGGCACCAGACTCTCAAGATAAAGTGGAAAAACTGACGAAGGCACAGCTGCAAATAGTGATCCTGTGCCCAATCCTAGCCACCAAGCTGGCGGACCTCAAGAGAGAGGTCAACGGAGACAATCTGTTCAAAGTCGACAAGGTTTTAGTGATGCTGCTCGGAGTTGAGAAAAATCAAGTCATCTCCGGTAACTGCGAAG ATTATCCGACTATAGACCAGTGGCAAATGATGTGCGTGCGCGAAAAGGACACGTCGTTTGTGGACACATTCCTAACAGCGGCCGTCGGCATACTGCGCACCAAAGATTGCAAAGATACAGCCACCGACAGAACCAGCTTCTCCATTGTTCCaaaaaaagtcaaaatc GGACAAAGTCGAGTGATAGCGCTCCTCAACGACCCTATTAGAGACGAGGACAGCATAAAGATAATGGTGGACAAGAAGGGCGAGGTCATCAACATACCCAGCTTCAAAAAGAGGAACCCTTACACACTTCAGTTCGATATACCGG AGTCATGTCTTGAAGTTTCGATGCTTGTGTGGGTGCGTGTGAGCAAGAATGGCCAGTCGTTGGGGCGAAGACAAATCAAATGCGAAAGCAGGCTCAGGGAATTGGATCAGCTGTTAAGAGCATCAGATCATCCTCTGGAGTTTATGTGCCAg ACTTTGGGCTTCAAAACAACCAGCAAAGAACAACTGGACAGTTGGATGTTGAACGCCTTCCAAAAGAACATACCACCACACTTCAACCTTCTTGCATCTACTGAACAGTTCAACCCGAAAGCTGATATGTCCA GTGGTGAGGAATACCCCACATTGCTTCACTGGGCGGCTCGGTTCGGGCTTGAGCGTTTATGCTGGCAGTTGCTAGAATGTCCCGGCGGCGGCGCTGCCGTCGCACTCCGCAATGTTCGACAACGCACCCCCGCTGACCTCGCCAGGGACCACAAGCATTATGCGCTTGCTGACATGCTAGCTGACCATCTC aaaataaatgaattctCCAACATGTACTACTACTTGAAAAACATGTCAGACAACGACAAAGAAGAGAGCCAAGACGAAGCTAAACAAGATGAACTTAGAATTGTAGAAACATGCGACACTGTCGACTCGCCAGTACGCAACGACCACAGAAATATAACAGAATCCACCGATCCCTTCAGCGAAGCGTGCACGCAGAACTTAGAGAAAAACATCGACAAGGCAGATGATATCGATAAGAAACGACCAAATCTGAGGCTCCCGAAAATTAAGGAACAGTTCTACCAAAACGAATTCCCGCTTCATGACAATCAAGTAGACAGAATACAACAAGCACTCGAACACGACTACTTGGTCCAACcctctaatataaaagtagaaaGCCCTAAGTTCAGACCAAATAACTTATACGCGAATAGTTCGAGACTGATGCCGCAGCAGTCCGACATATTCTTGTACTCGCCCACCGAAGAATCTAAGACTTTTACCATTGACACTCCTACTAGTGATATAAGCCAAATAAACCTTAATACCAAAGATGCTCGTAGCAGTGGCAGTGTGAAATCAGGAAAAGAATCCTTTCCACTGACCGGACAGGAAGAGTTAGCAGaaataataaacgatttcaaaaACAACGTGTTTACGATATCGGAGGTAGAAAAGTTGGTGATGGAATGGAAAAATAGGAACGAGACTCAACAGTCGCTCAAAGAGAAGCAGGAACAGTTGAACAAAATGAGAGAGGAGTATGACAGGATACAACTGAAGATAAAAGACAACATGAAAAGACCCACGCCGTTCGAGAGAGTGAAGAAAATGTTCTCCAAGAGCAAAAATAAAC atcATCACCATGAAAACAATAATGGCACAATTGAAAAACGAAATGGAAATACAAGACCAAATAGCAGCTTGAGTGAAA GTTCCTCATCTTCAGGACGTTTGAGTACAGTCAGCGGCGGCAGCGTGGCCGAGACTAACAGTGTCCAATCTGAGATTGATGACAAAGCTAGGTCTATT ATTTCATCAAGCACGTTGACGATGCATTCGGCGTGCGATGGTGAGAACAGAATGGATGACTACTTGATCCCGCCGCCACCTCGCCCGCTTAATGGATGCCCCCAGTTCACAACTTTTGGACATCCTAAACATGACAACAG AAACCAACACATGGCAACCATAGTCGAGCGTGAAACGTCAGCGTCTCGAGAAACGCTGGACTGTGACGCAGACACTCGTAACGGCACTCACTTGCGACTGAACTTTGGTTCGCGCGACCGGTCGCATCCGACTAGTCGCTGCGACGACCGAGATGGCGCACATATGTACATGAACATTTCTGCcacacacacataa
- the LOC110370760 gene encoding phosphoinositide 3-kinase adapter protein 1 isoform X1, translating into MGPQFDYCLRATNNPSYFALPNKDVPDSAESQGSSEPCSRSAPGRVWPDAGRPIGSPRRREPESPRRKEFRALLRSLSAREPEQAEAFLKGQPRPGDCAPGDMRHTFTAPRIKKGKISTTVVTSDGPQEREEVFYTIPLQGRRRHSVGGYLTTGAAGAGEVTAVPSEVPRMPPPRFNQKEEDTIKRRRPKNFTFKEMEDIAILWSSGSPESALWSDYLVASFDKIMSQRARHHYRVTPITAEELLAPDSQDKVEKLTKAQLQIVILCPILATKLADLKREVNGDNLFKVDKVLVMLLGVEKNQVISGNCEDYPTIDQWQMMCVREKDTSFVDTFLTAAVGILRTKDCKDTATDRTSFSIVPKKVKIGQSRVIALLNDPIRDEDSIKIMVDKKGEVINIPSFKKRNPYTLQFDIPESCLEVSMLVWVRVSKNGQSLGRRQIKCESRLRELDQLLRASDHPLEFMCQTLGFKTTSKEQLDSWMLNAFQKNIPPHFNLLASTEQFNPKADMSSGEEYPTLLHWAARFGLERLCWQLLECPGGGAAVALRNVRQRTPADLARDHKHYALADMLADHLKINEFSNMYYYLKNMSDNDKEESQDEAKQDELRIVETCDTVDSPVRNDHRNITESTDPFSEACTQNLEKNIDKADDIDKKRPNLRLPKIKEQFYQNEFPLHDNQVDRIQQALEHDYLVQPSNIKVESPKFRPNNLYANSSRLMPQQSDIFLYSPTEESKTFTIDTPTSDISQINLNTKDARSSGSVKSGKESFPLTGQEELAEIINDFKNNVFTISEVEKLVMEWKNRNETQQSLKEKQEQLNKMREEYDRIQLKIKDNMKRPTPFERVKKMFSKSKNKHHHHENNNGTIEKRNGNTRPNSSLSESSSSSGRLSTVSGGSVAETNSVQSEIDDKARSIISSSTLTMHSACDGENRMDDYLIPPPPRPLNGCPQFTTFGHPKHDNRNQHMATIVERETSASRETLDCDADTRNGTHLRLNFGSRDRSHPTSRCDDRDGAHMYMNISATHT; encoded by the exons ATGGGACCCCAGTTTGACTATTGCCTGCGAGCCACCA atAATCCGTCGTATTTTGCGTTGCCGAACAAGGATGTTCCGGACAGCGCGGAATCTCAAGGCTCCTCCGAGCCATGTTCCCGGTCAGCTCCCGGGCGCGTGTGGCCGGATGCCGGCCGACCGATCGGCTCCCCCCGCCGCAGGGAACCGGAGAGCCCCAGACGCAAAGAGTTCAGGGCGTTACTCAGATCACTGTCTGCACGGGAGCCAGAACAAGCTGAAGCTTTTCTAAAAGGACAACCAAGACCAGGGGATTGCGCTCCAGGAGATATGAGACACACATTCACTGCTCCGCGTATCAA gAAGGGCAAAATAAGTACAACGGTTGTCACAAGCGATGGTCCACAAGAGCGAGAAGAAGTGTTCTACACAATTCCCCTTCAGGGTAGGAGAAGGCATTCGGTGGGCGGGTACCTGACcacgggcgcggcgggcgctgGAGAAGTGACCGCGGTACCCAGCGAGGTGCCGAGGATGCCACCACCACGGTTCAACCAAAAGGAAGAGGATACCATCAAGAGGAGAAGACCAAAGAATTTCACATTTAAAG aAATGGAAGATATTGCAATACTGTGGAGCTCCGGCTCTCCTGAAAGTGCGTTATGGTCGGACTACTTGGTAGCAAGTTTCGATAAAATTATGTCGCAGCGAGCTAGACATCATTACAG AGTAACTCCGATAACCGCAGAAGAACTCTTGGCACCAGACTCTCAAGATAAAGTGGAAAAACTGACGAAGGCACAGCTGCAAATAGTGATCCTGTGCCCAATCCTAGCCACCAAGCTGGCGGACCTCAAGAGAGAGGTCAACGGAGACAATCTGTTCAAAGTCGACAAGGTTTTAGTGATGCTGCTCGGAGTTGAGAAAAATCAAGTCATCTCCGGTAACTGCGAAG ATTATCCGACTATAGACCAGTGGCAAATGATGTGCGTGCGCGAAAAGGACACGTCGTTTGTGGACACATTCCTAACAGCGGCCGTCGGCATACTGCGCACCAAAGATTGCAAAGATACAGCCACCGACAGAACCAGCTTCTCCATTGTTCCaaaaaaagtcaaaatc GGACAAAGTCGAGTGATAGCGCTCCTCAACGACCCTATTAGAGACGAGGACAGCATAAAGATAATGGTGGACAAGAAGGGCGAGGTCATCAACATACCCAGCTTCAAAAAGAGGAACCCTTACACACTTCAGTTCGATATACCGG AGTCATGTCTTGAAGTTTCGATGCTTGTGTGGGTGCGTGTGAGCAAGAATGGCCAGTCGTTGGGGCGAAGACAAATCAAATGCGAAAGCAGGCTCAGGGAATTGGATCAGCTGTTAAGAGCATCAGATCATCCTCTGGAGTTTATGTGCCAg ACTTTGGGCTTCAAAACAACCAGCAAAGAACAACTGGACAGTTGGATGTTGAACGCCTTCCAAAAGAACATACCACCACACTTCAACCTTCTTGCATCTACTGAACAGTTCAACCCGAAAGCTGATATGTCCA GTGGTGAGGAATACCCCACATTGCTTCACTGGGCGGCTCGGTTCGGGCTTGAGCGTTTATGCTGGCAGTTGCTAGAATGTCCCGGCGGCGGCGCTGCCGTCGCACTCCGCAATGTTCGACAACGCACCCCCGCTGACCTCGCCAGGGACCACAAGCATTATGCGCTTGCTGACATGCTAGCTGACCATCTC aaaataaatgaattctCCAACATGTACTACTACTTGAAAAACATGTCAGACAACGACAAAGAAGAGAGCCAAGACGAAGCTAAACAAGATGAACTTAGAATTGTAGAAACATGCGACACTGTCGACTCGCCAGTACGCAACGACCACAGAAATATAACAGAATCCACCGATCCCTTCAGCGAAGCGTGCACGCAGAACTTAGAGAAAAACATCGACAAGGCAGATGATATCGATAAGAAACGACCAAATCTGAGGCTCCCGAAAATTAAGGAACAGTTCTACCAAAACGAATTCCCGCTTCATGACAATCAAGTAGACAGAATACAACAAGCACTCGAACACGACTACTTGGTCCAACcctctaatataaaagtagaaaGCCCTAAGTTCAGACCAAATAACTTATACGCGAATAGTTCGAGACTGATGCCGCAGCAGTCCGACATATTCTTGTACTCGCCCACCGAAGAATCTAAGACTTTTACCATTGACACTCCTACTAGTGATATAAGCCAAATAAACCTTAATACCAAAGATGCTCGTAGCAGTGGCAGTGTGAAATCAGGAAAAGAATCCTTTCCACTGACCGGACAGGAAGAGTTAGCAGaaataataaacgatttcaaaaACAACGTGTTTACGATATCGGAGGTAGAAAAGTTGGTGATGGAATGGAAAAATAGGAACGAGACTCAACAGTCGCTCAAAGAGAAGCAGGAACAGTTGAACAAAATGAGAGAGGAGTATGACAGGATACAACTGAAGATAAAAGACAACATGAAAAGACCCACGCCGTTCGAGAGAGTGAAGAAAATGTTCTCCAAGAGCAAAAATAAAC atcATCACCATGAAAACAATAATGGCACAATTGAAAAACGAAATGGAAATACAAGACCAAATAGCAGCTTGAGTGAAA GTTCCTCATCTTCAGGACGTTTGAGTACAGTCAGCGGCGGCAGCGTGGCCGAGACTAACAGTGTCCAATCTGAGATTGATGACAAAGCTAGGTCTATT ATTTCATCAAGCACGTTGACGATGCATTCGGCGTGCGATGGTGAGAACAGAATGGATGACTACTTGATCCCGCCGCCACCTCGCCCGCTTAATGGATGCCCCCAGTTCACAACTTTTGGACATCCTAAACATGACAACAG AAACCAACACATGGCAACCATAGTCGAGCGTGAAACGTCAGCGTCTCGAGAAACGCTGGACTGTGACGCAGACACTCGTAACGGCACTCACTTGCGACTGAACTTTGGTTCGCGCGACCGGTCGCATCCGACTAGTCGCTGCGACGACCGAGATGGCGCACATATGTACATGAACATTTCTGCcacacacacataa
- the LOC110370760 gene encoding phosphoinositide 3-kinase adapter protein 1 isoform X2 translates to MLLDNPSYFALPNKDVPDSAESQGSSEPCSRSAPGRVWPDAGRPIGSPRRREPESPRRKEFRALLRSLSAREPEQAEAFLKGQPRPGDCAPGDMRHTFTAPRIKKGKISTTVVTSDGPQEREEVFYTIPLQGRRRHSVGGYLTTGAAGAGEVTAVPSEVPRMPPPRFNQKEEDTIKRRRPKNFTFKEMEDIAILWSSGSPESALWSDYLVASFDKIMSQRARHHYRVTPITAEELLAPDSQDKVEKLTKAQLQIVILCPILATKLADLKREVNGDNLFKVDKVLVMLLGVEKNQVISGNCEDYPTIDQWQMMCVREKDTSFVDTFLTAAVGILRTKDCKDTATDRTSFSIVPKKVKIGQSRVIALLNDPIRDEDSIKIMVDKKGEVINIPSFKKRNPYTLQFDIPESCLEVSMLVWVRVSKNGQSLGRRQIKCESRLRELDQLLRASDHPLEFMCQTLGFKTTSKEQLDSWMLNAFQKNIPPHFNLLASTEQFNPKADMSSGEEYPTLLHWAARFGLERLCWQLLECPGGGAAVALRNVRQRTPADLARDHKHYALADMLADHLKINEFSNMYYYLKNMSDNDKEESQDEAKQDELRIVETCDTVDSPVRNDHRNITESTDPFSEACTQNLEKNIDKADDIDKKRPNLRLPKIKEQFYQNEFPLHDNQVDRIQQALEHDYLVQPSNIKVESPKFRPNNLYANSSRLMPQQSDIFLYSPTEESKTFTIDTPTSDISQINLNTKDARSSGSVKSGKESFPLTGQEELAEIINDFKNNVFTISEVEKLVMEWKNRNETQQSLKEKQEQLNKMREEYDRIQLKIKDNMKRPTPFERVKKMFSKSKNKHHHHENNNGTIEKRNGNTRPNSSLSESSSSSGRLSTVSGGSVAETNSVQSEIDDKARSIISSSTLTMHSACDGENRMDDYLIPPPPRPLNGCPQFTTFGHPKHDNRNQHMATIVERETSASRETLDCDADTRNGTHLRLNFGSRDRSHPTSRCDDRDGAHMYMNISATHT, encoded by the exons ATGTTACTCG atAATCCGTCGTATTTTGCGTTGCCGAACAAGGATGTTCCGGACAGCGCGGAATCTCAAGGCTCCTCCGAGCCATGTTCCCGGTCAGCTCCCGGGCGCGTGTGGCCGGATGCCGGCCGACCGATCGGCTCCCCCCGCCGCAGGGAACCGGAGAGCCCCAGACGCAAAGAGTTCAGGGCGTTACTCAGATCACTGTCTGCACGGGAGCCAGAACAAGCTGAAGCTTTTCTAAAAGGACAACCAAGACCAGGGGATTGCGCTCCAGGAGATATGAGACACACATTCACTGCTCCGCGTATCAA gAAGGGCAAAATAAGTACAACGGTTGTCACAAGCGATGGTCCACAAGAGCGAGAAGAAGTGTTCTACACAATTCCCCTTCAGGGTAGGAGAAGGCATTCGGTGGGCGGGTACCTGACcacgggcgcggcgggcgctgGAGAAGTGACCGCGGTACCCAGCGAGGTGCCGAGGATGCCACCACCACGGTTCAACCAAAAGGAAGAGGATACCATCAAGAGGAGAAGACCAAAGAATTTCACATTTAAAG aAATGGAAGATATTGCAATACTGTGGAGCTCCGGCTCTCCTGAAAGTGCGTTATGGTCGGACTACTTGGTAGCAAGTTTCGATAAAATTATGTCGCAGCGAGCTAGACATCATTACAG AGTAACTCCGATAACCGCAGAAGAACTCTTGGCACCAGACTCTCAAGATAAAGTGGAAAAACTGACGAAGGCACAGCTGCAAATAGTGATCCTGTGCCCAATCCTAGCCACCAAGCTGGCGGACCTCAAGAGAGAGGTCAACGGAGACAATCTGTTCAAAGTCGACAAGGTTTTAGTGATGCTGCTCGGAGTTGAGAAAAATCAAGTCATCTCCGGTAACTGCGAAG ATTATCCGACTATAGACCAGTGGCAAATGATGTGCGTGCGCGAAAAGGACACGTCGTTTGTGGACACATTCCTAACAGCGGCCGTCGGCATACTGCGCACCAAAGATTGCAAAGATACAGCCACCGACAGAACCAGCTTCTCCATTGTTCCaaaaaaagtcaaaatc GGACAAAGTCGAGTGATAGCGCTCCTCAACGACCCTATTAGAGACGAGGACAGCATAAAGATAATGGTGGACAAGAAGGGCGAGGTCATCAACATACCCAGCTTCAAAAAGAGGAACCCTTACACACTTCAGTTCGATATACCGG AGTCATGTCTTGAAGTTTCGATGCTTGTGTGGGTGCGTGTGAGCAAGAATGGCCAGTCGTTGGGGCGAAGACAAATCAAATGCGAAAGCAGGCTCAGGGAATTGGATCAGCTGTTAAGAGCATCAGATCATCCTCTGGAGTTTATGTGCCAg ACTTTGGGCTTCAAAACAACCAGCAAAGAACAACTGGACAGTTGGATGTTGAACGCCTTCCAAAAGAACATACCACCACACTTCAACCTTCTTGCATCTACTGAACAGTTCAACCCGAAAGCTGATATGTCCA GTGGTGAGGAATACCCCACATTGCTTCACTGGGCGGCTCGGTTCGGGCTTGAGCGTTTATGCTGGCAGTTGCTAGAATGTCCCGGCGGCGGCGCTGCCGTCGCACTCCGCAATGTTCGACAACGCACCCCCGCTGACCTCGCCAGGGACCACAAGCATTATGCGCTTGCTGACATGCTAGCTGACCATCTC aaaataaatgaattctCCAACATGTACTACTACTTGAAAAACATGTCAGACAACGACAAAGAAGAGAGCCAAGACGAAGCTAAACAAGATGAACTTAGAATTGTAGAAACATGCGACACTGTCGACTCGCCAGTACGCAACGACCACAGAAATATAACAGAATCCACCGATCCCTTCAGCGAAGCGTGCACGCAGAACTTAGAGAAAAACATCGACAAGGCAGATGATATCGATAAGAAACGACCAAATCTGAGGCTCCCGAAAATTAAGGAACAGTTCTACCAAAACGAATTCCCGCTTCATGACAATCAAGTAGACAGAATACAACAAGCACTCGAACACGACTACTTGGTCCAACcctctaatataaaagtagaaaGCCCTAAGTTCAGACCAAATAACTTATACGCGAATAGTTCGAGACTGATGCCGCAGCAGTCCGACATATTCTTGTACTCGCCCACCGAAGAATCTAAGACTTTTACCATTGACACTCCTACTAGTGATATAAGCCAAATAAACCTTAATACCAAAGATGCTCGTAGCAGTGGCAGTGTGAAATCAGGAAAAGAATCCTTTCCACTGACCGGACAGGAAGAGTTAGCAGaaataataaacgatttcaaaaACAACGTGTTTACGATATCGGAGGTAGAAAAGTTGGTGATGGAATGGAAAAATAGGAACGAGACTCAACAGTCGCTCAAAGAGAAGCAGGAACAGTTGAACAAAATGAGAGAGGAGTATGACAGGATACAACTGAAGATAAAAGACAACATGAAAAGACCCACGCCGTTCGAGAGAGTGAAGAAAATGTTCTCCAAGAGCAAAAATAAAC atcATCACCATGAAAACAATAATGGCACAATTGAAAAACGAAATGGAAATACAAGACCAAATAGCAGCTTGAGTGAAA GTTCCTCATCTTCAGGACGTTTGAGTACAGTCAGCGGCGGCAGCGTGGCCGAGACTAACAGTGTCCAATCTGAGATTGATGACAAAGCTAGGTCTATT ATTTCATCAAGCACGTTGACGATGCATTCGGCGTGCGATGGTGAGAACAGAATGGATGACTACTTGATCCCGCCGCCACCTCGCCCGCTTAATGGATGCCCCCAGTTCACAACTTTTGGACATCCTAAACATGACAACAG AAACCAACACATGGCAACCATAGTCGAGCGTGAAACGTCAGCGTCTCGAGAAACGCTGGACTGTGACGCAGACACTCGTAACGGCACTCACTTGCGACTGAACTTTGGTTCGCGCGACCGGTCGCATCCGACTAGTCGCTGCGACGACCGAGATGGCGCACATATGTACATGAACATTTCTGCcacacacacataa